The following are encoded together in the Daucus carota subsp. sativus chromosome 5, DH1 v3.0, whole genome shotgun sequence genome:
- the LOC135152760 gene encoding uncharacterized protein LOC135152760, with product MSSNPNDNPVDESTPEVPPGFQPQPNPVQMFVDFLQQNLQANSEKSSSSQLTKPTISFKSFKSLQPPEFKGTVDPVEAKIWLREIEKTFEIVGVEEEKKTIFAAFMLKGEATYWWEAKRVLEGSSIISWARFTELFLEKYFPKHLENQMELKFLELKQGNMSVAEYEAKFTKLSRFVPHQVDTDEKKARRFQQGLKPWIQNRVDVLKITSYATLVHKACIVESGTELYNKEKGDRKRKTPQNSQNSGKKPWNPSVKKPFIKREVPQNREGSQRLRTAQAANVLQGRPPLPDCKTCVKKHPPPCYQESTICYNCGKKGHYASTYKEKSITCFNCGKKGHVAKECRQTQQESAAPKLPAPPEN from the coding sequence ATGAGTTCAAATCCAAATGACAACCCAGTTGATGAGTCAACCCCTGAAGTTCCACCGGGATTCCAACCCCAACCAAACCCTGTTCAAATGTTTGTTGATTTTCTTCAACAAAATCTTCAAGCTAACTCAGAGAAGAGTTCTTCAAGTCAGCTTACTAAACCCactatttcttttaaatctttcaaatctTTGCAACCCCCAGAATTCAAAGGGACAGTAGATCCCGTTGAAGCAAAAATATGGCTACGAGAGATAGAGAAGACTTTTGAGATAGTCGGTGtagaagaagagaagaaaactatCTTTGCTGCTTTTATGCTTAAAGGTGAAGCTACTTATTGGTGGGAAGCTAAGCGAGTATTAGAGGGATCTAGTATTATTTCTTGGGCTAGGTTTACTGAGTTATTCCtagaaaaatattttcctaAGCATTTAGAGAATCAAATGGAGCTCAAGTTTCTGGAGCTCaaacaaggaaatatgtctgTAGCAGAGTACGAGGCTAAATTTACCAAGCTTTCTAGGTTCGTTCCGCATCAAGTAGATACGGACGAGAAGAAGGCTAGACGTTTTCAGCAGGGCTTAAAGCCCTGGATCCAAAATAGAGTCGATGTTCTCAAAATCACTAGTTACGCAACACTTGTACATAAGGCTTGTATTGTTGAGTCAGGAACTGAGCTTTATAACAAAGAAAAAGGCGATAGGAAGCGAAAGACCCCACAGAATAGTCAGAATTCTGGCAAGAAACCTTGGAACCCGAGTGTGAAGAAACCTTTTATAAAAAGAGAAGTGCCACAGAATCGAGAGGGAAGTCAAAGACTTAGGACTGCACAAGCTGCAAATGTGTTACAAGGAAGACCTCCATTACCAGATTGTAAGACTTGTGTAAAGAAGCATCCACCCCCATGTTATCAAGAGTCTACTATTTGTTATAATTGTGGAAAGAAAGGTCATTACGCCTCTACCTATAAAGAGAAGTCAATTACATGTTTCAATTGTGGAAAGAAAGGACATGTGGCGAAAGAGTGTAGACAAACCCAGCAGGAGAGTGCTGCACCAAAACTACCTGCACCACCAGAGAACTAG